gttttatatgcttaaatcTCCACCGGAGATTGCAAaggcaaaaggtgtatgcagaatttgaacgcaataggagggaTAAGCTGACATTACTCAAGACATCATTTATCTGTTGTGGAGCAAAATTTGTCGTGGAGCAAATTTTTACGTTAGCCACTTTGCAGAGATGTGCACATCCTGGCCAGTTGGTGGCGGTATTTCATCGACTGGTCCGTCAGTGCTTGAAAAAGGCGTCGTCATTTCCTATTTCTTCCATTTTCTTCCTGCTAATGTTTTGGTAGGTGTCAGTGTGGTGTTTGCAAATAGGCTGGTAAATAAGTGAAAGCATGGgcagaaaaaagaagaagcagATGAAGCCCTGGTGTTGGTATCCTTCGTTAAAAATTCTCGTATAATTTCAATgggtttttctgtttgtttattattatggTTCGGCTCACTTCCTGTAAACGGTTGGCTAATGTATTGTTCGcatgtttctttaaaatgaatgctgTAATCTCAAAACCTAGAGAGCTTTCAACCTAGACAGTATTTATGGGTAACATGTACGCTTATTATGCTCAGAAATGCTGTCTAGTTTGGCAGCACACTAAGTTAAGTTCATAAGCCGCATCATAAGGGCCCATGAAACCCAAATTATGTTTAGGTATGAAGCTCTCAAGGTTTTGGGGCACTGTTCAAGTCTTTGGttaattgttgttgttgaatAAGTGGTGCTGGTTAATCAGCTCTTTAAACGAATGTAGTGGTTTTCATATATCCATTTTGACGCTAACACTACACTGTCTTGCTTTCATACTAGGGCCTAAATGAGCTAATGTGCAACCAATTTTAAATTAGATAACATACTCATGTTGGTTTGCTGTCTTATAATCATATCGAATGTAATTCTAACCTATTGTGAACtgcatagaattattaattcctgatTTCTCAACGGTTGACAAGCCATTTTCCAATTGGCTTCCTCCATACTGTTCTTCACGCTTTTACTCTCTTTGTTGTTATGATTCGTTGTTGCTATATGACTTTAACTTCAAATGTAGGTACTGCAACAGGGATTTTGATGATGAAAAGATTCTCATTCAGCACCAGAAAGCCAAACACTTTAAATGTCACATATGTCACAAGAAGTTATACACTGGTCCTGGTCTGGCAATCCACTGTATGCAGGTATTGTGTTGGAATTTTgtgcattattatcatcatcaataCAGTTGTTTGATTTGTGTCCAAATCTCTTCTTTTGTTCGTTTATTTGCTGAAGGTTCACAAAGAAACTATTGACGGTGTTCCCAATGCAATACCTGGAAGAATAGACATAGAATTGGAGATCTATGGAATGGAGGGTATTCCAGAGAAAGACATGGAGGAGAGGAGACATGTTCTTGATCAGAAAACAAATGGTATCACATTTAACTTACTCTGTTACATAtctattatttttgtataaaccCACAGTAACTATATTTCTCTGCTTTTGTGAACAGATaatcagaagaaaagacagaaccAAGATGACtccgaagatgatgatgatgacgaagaaGCTGGACCCTCCTTTCAACAGCCAGCAGCATCCACGCAGCCTCAGGCAGCCTATACCTCTATGACCCAGCCAGGAATGGCCCCGGTCCCAGCACCAGGGATGCCACATGGAAGCTACTCAGGTGTGCTGTGTAAAAGTACAGAACACCTCATTTTGAGGCGATAAGCTATTGTTTTGGGCCTCTAGTCATGCCTGGTATATTTATTATCTTTTTCTTAAATATCTGCTCCATTAGGAATGCCCCCAATGATGCCTGGTGTTCCCCCAATGATGCCAGGGATGCCCCCTGTAATGCCAGGGATGCATCCAGGGTAAGAGTTTGTGGAATCTGTAATGTGATTGATCACTGTCAGAAACgtgtatttttttccatttgggTTGCTTGTTGAAATtgtactttgttttatttttaatcaatagCATGATGCCAATGAGTAGAATGATGCCACCTACACATGGAATGCCCCCAATGATGCCAGGCATGCCACCaggtacatgaacttttggaaaTGCCGCTAACCGGACCTTTTAATTTATTGCACATTACACAGAAgagacaaacaaacattttatttaggtGAAATACACTACCAATCAAAAAGGTTGGACAGAAGGTTCTTTATTATTGCTTTAAAATTTGGAATATAGTAGAgttatagtaaagtcatcaaactgAGATAACTCGAGTAGAAGTATGGGgatgatatataaataaataataataaaaacaagtaaaaacGTATGTTTTTAACTAGCTTGTTTAAAATAGGCACCCTTTGCCTTGATTACTGCACTTcacactctgggcattctctcaaccaacatGATGTGGTGCATCTTGGGattctttttaaaaagtattcttaGTAGAGTTCCCATGTATTCTGGGCATTTGTTAGTTGCCTTTTCTTCATTGTCTGGTCTAACtcaaccaattaaaaaaaacaaaaaaaacatttaatttgttgttttgtGAGGTTATTCAAAATTATATTTCTCTATAATTTCAAGAATATAAGGATAagcttcagatcaaaaggtttttaagatcatgagaaacgcAATCGGTCAAGTGTGTCCAATCTTTTGATTGGGAGTGTATGCCAATTATGCTTTGTTCGTAAATGTGTGATTGTTGTGGTCAGGAATGCCTCCACCCATGGGCCATCATCCTGGCATGCCCCACATGGCTCAGGTGCCTCCCACCACCACCAGGCCAGCTGTGCCTGCCGTTGCTTTGTCCGCACCACAGCCAGGTGTCTCCAAGCCTCTGTTTCCTAGTGCAGGACAGGTACCCTTCCCTTCTCCTTTTTGCTGAGTTTGCTCAGTAGATTATTAATAGCCTAGTTGCAGAACCATCAGTATAGACATGTTTGGAGAGAAAGGAActgacacacattttttttttattacattacttTCAGGGATTGATTAGACTCTCCCATACCAAGGAAAAGACCATATGGTTGTGAGTAGGTCAGCAT
This portion of the Myxocyprinus asiaticus isolate MX2 ecotype Aquarium Trade chromosome 14, UBuf_Myxa_2, whole genome shotgun sequence genome encodes:
- the LOC127451670 gene encoding BUB3-interacting and GLEBS motif-containing protein ZNF207-like isoform X1; protein product: MGRKKKKQMKPWCWYCNRDFDDEKILIQHQKAKHFKCHICHKKLYTGPGLAIHCMQVHKETIDGVPNAIPGRIDIELEIYGMEGIPEKDMEERRHVLDQKTNDNQKKRQNQDDSEDDDDDEEAGPSFQQPAASTQPQAAYTSMTQPGMAPVPAPGMPHGSYSGMPPMMPGVPPMMPGMPPVMPGMHPGMMPMSRMMPPTHGMPPMMPGMPPGMPPPMGHHPGMPHMAQVPPTTTRPAVPAVALSAPQPGVSKPLFPSAGQMGTRAPSTSSASSSLDTLSASSKPLSQVQQAGSSAAASSSAPPSAAPKPTFPAYTQSSTPAANTSSTVAKPAIPVTSKPATLTTTSATSKLIHPDEDVSLEELRAQLPRYHCKIPSAGQIRVTSLPVAPMGGVLPPQQGVPVQQPGVRHPMQVPYGAPPQGVSGYVPGGMPPYGQAPPMVPPYQAAPPRPAIGMRPPVMSPGGRY
- the LOC127451670 gene encoding BUB3-interacting and GLEBS motif-containing protein ZNF207-like isoform X2, which translates into the protein MGRKKKKQMKPWCWYCNRDFDDEKILIQHQKAKHFKCHICHKKLYTGPGLAIHCMQVHKETIDGVPNAIPGRIDIELEIYGMEGIPEKDMEERRHVLDQKTNDNQKKRQNQDDSEDDDDDEEAGPSFQQPAASTQPQAAYTSMTQPGMAPVPAPGMPHGSYSGMPPMMPGVPPMMPGMPPVMPGMHPGMMPMSRMMPPTHGMPPMMPGMPPGMPPPMGHHPGMPHMAQVPPTTTRPAVPAVALSAPQPGVSKPLFPSAGQVQQAGSSAAASSSAPPSAAPKPTFPAYTQSSTPAANTSSTVAKPAIPVTSKPATLTTTSATSKLIHPDEDVSLEELRAQLPRYHCKIPSAGQIRVTSLPVAPMGGVLPPQQGVPVQQPGVRHPMQVPYGAPPQGVSGYVPGGMPPYGQAPPMVPPYQAAPPRPAIGMRPPVMSPGGRY